The following are encoded in a window of Bradyrhizobium guangdongense genomic DNA:
- a CDS encoding response regulator, whose product MTVPLAATLARTPAQPADDAPHLLLVDDDRRIRDLLSRFLAAEGYRVTTAASAGDARAKLLGLHFDLLILDVMMPGETGFDLARFIRTSSSVPIVMLTARHEAEARIEGLQIGADDYVAKPFEPRELALRINNILKRAAPPVQTVAVEKIAFGPYVYHLDRGELRQGEEVIHLTDREREMLRILSETPGETVPRSALTGNGSVNERAVDVQINRLRRKIETDPANPLFLQAVRGIGYRLVALP is encoded by the coding sequence GTGACCGTGCCGCTCGCTGCCACGCTCGCCCGCACGCCGGCGCAACCGGCCGACGACGCCCCGCATCTCTTGCTCGTCGACGACGATCGACGTATCCGCGATCTGCTGTCGCGCTTTCTCGCCGCTGAAGGCTATCGCGTCACCACGGCCGCCAGCGCCGGCGATGCCCGCGCGAAACTGCTCGGGCTGCATTTCGACTTGCTGATTCTCGACGTCATGATGCCCGGCGAGACCGGCTTCGATCTCGCCCGGTTCATCCGCACATCCTCCTCGGTGCCGATCGTGATGCTGACGGCGCGGCACGAAGCGGAGGCCCGCATCGAGGGCCTGCAGATCGGCGCCGACGATTACGTCGCAAAGCCGTTCGAGCCCCGCGAGCTGGCGCTGCGCATCAACAACATCCTCAAGCGCGCCGCGCCGCCGGTCCAGACGGTGGCGGTGGAGAAGATCGCGTTCGGCCCGTACGTCTATCATCTCGATCGCGGCGAATTGCGCCAGGGCGAGGAGGTCATCCACCTCACTGACCGCGAGCGCGAGATGCTGCGCATTCTCTCGGAAACGCCGGGCGAGACCGTGCCGCGTAGCGCGCTCACAGGTAACGGCAGCGTCAACGAGCGCGCCGTCGACGTGCAGATCAATCGCCTCAGGCGCAAGATCGAGACCGATCCAGCCAATCCGCTGTTCCTGCAGGCGGTGCGCGGCATCGGATACCGGCTCGTGGCCTTGCCATAG
- a CDS encoding 23S rRNA (adenine(2030)-N(6))-methyltransferase RlmJ has translation MNYRHAFHAGNFADVIKHIVLARILTYLQDKPAAFRVIDTHAGAGLYDLDSDEARRGGEWLTGIARLMQARLSNESVALTRPYMDIVRAFNPKGELKAYPGSPLIARGLMRPQDRLVACELEPKARKALIDVLRRDEQARVVDLDGWMALPAFVPPKERRGLVLIDPPFEAKDEFERLGEAFSTAFAKWPTGIYVIWYPAKSRRATDTLAQLVARAAAAAKPQGKCLRLEFSVAPQADGAALTSAGLLIVNPPYTLQGELKTILPELEMPLGQGGAARFRLEVPKP, from the coding sequence ATGAACTACCGCCACGCCTTTCACGCCGGCAATTTCGCCGATGTCATCAAGCACATCGTGCTGGCCCGCATCCTCACTTATCTGCAGGACAAGCCGGCCGCCTTCCGCGTCATCGACACCCATGCAGGCGCCGGCCTCTATGATCTCGACAGCGACGAGGCGCGCCGCGGCGGGGAGTGGCTCACCGGGATCGCCCGGCTGATGCAGGCGCGGCTCTCGAACGAGAGCGTCGCGCTGACCAGGCCGTACATGGATATCGTCCGCGCCTTCAATCCCAAGGGCGAGCTCAAGGCCTATCCGGGCTCGCCGCTGATTGCGCGCGGCCTGATGCGGCCGCAGGACCGGCTGGTCGCCTGCGAGCTCGAGCCGAAGGCGCGCAAGGCGTTGATCGACGTGCTGCGGCGCGACGAACAGGCCCGCGTCGTCGATCTCGACGGCTGGATGGCGCTGCCGGCGTTCGTGCCGCCGAAGGAGCGGCGCGGGCTGGTGCTGATCGATCCGCCTTTCGAAGCCAAGGACGAGTTCGAAAGGCTGGGCGAGGCCTTCTCCACCGCCTTTGCGAAATGGCCGACCGGTATCTATGTAATCTGGTACCCCGCCAAATCCAGGCGCGCCACCGACACGCTGGCGCAACTCGTGGCGCGCGCCGCAGCTGCAGCAAAGCCGCAGGGCAAATGCCTGCGTCTCGAATTCAGCGTGGCGCCGCAAGCCGACGGCGCGGCCCTCACCTCGGCCGGGCTCCTGATCGTCAATCCGCCCTACACGCTGCAAGGCGAGCTCAAGACCATCCTGCCGGAGCTGGAAATGCCGCTCGGCCAGGGAGGTGCTGCCAGATTCCGATTAGAGGTGCCCAAGCCTTAA
- the pgsA gene encoding CDP-diacylglycerol--glycerol-3-phosphate 3-phosphatidyltransferase → MNIATTRGTTSRAMSLPNILTYGRIAAIPVVVGCIYAQSILDYPLWLRWVAVAIFIGAAVTDYLDGYYARIWNQQSAFGRMLDPIADKLLVASCLLMLAADGIIHGWSLWAAIVILCREILVSGLREYLAALRVSVPVTKLAKWKTTVQLVAIGFLLAGPAGDEVIPVVSLIGLVLLWASAILTMYTGYDYFRAGIHHLIKEDEG, encoded by the coding sequence ATGAACATCGCCACGACACGAGGGACGACCAGCCGCGCGATGTCCCTCCCGAACATCCTGACCTATGGCCGGATCGCGGCGATCCCCGTCGTGGTCGGATGCATCTACGCGCAGTCGATCCTGGATTACCCGTTGTGGCTGCGCTGGGTCGCGGTCGCGATCTTCATCGGCGCGGCGGTAACCGACTATCTCGACGGCTATTACGCCCGGATCTGGAATCAGCAATCGGCGTTCGGCCGGATGCTCGACCCGATCGCCGACAAGCTGCTGGTCGCCTCGTGCCTGCTGATGCTGGCTGCGGACGGCATCATCCATGGCTGGTCGCTGTGGGCCGCCATCGTGATCCTGTGTCGCGAGATCTTGGTCTCGGGCCTGCGCGAATACCTCGCCGCGCTGCGCGTCAGCGTGCCCGTCACCAAGCTCGCCAAATGGAAGACCACGGTGCAGCTCGTCGCCATCGGCTTCCTGCTCGCAGGTCCGGCCGGCGACGAGGTCATTCCCGTGGTTTCGCTGATCGGCCTCGTCCTGCTGTGGGCCTCGGCGATCCTGACCATGTACACCGGCTACGACTATTTCCGCGCCGGCATCCATCACCTCATCAAGGAGGACGAGGGATGA
- a CDS encoding ribonuclease T2 family protein gives MVHFRLRSFSRLVTLPLVLAAGLIALAGGAKAQDKRQNAPGEFDFYVLSLSWSPSFCEEAAERGRGGGRSNIQCEGRPYSFVVHGLWPQYENGFPEYCQRPSPRLNRSIVSSMLDLMPAPGLIFNEWDKHGTCSGLTDRNYFETIRKARAAIKIPAEYLDLSETKTVAPGEVEEAFIRANPGLSNAAVSVTCNRTRLSEVRICLSKDLQFRACEELERRSCRRDQVTMPPIRGG, from the coding sequence ATGGTTCATTTTAGATTGCGTTCGTTCTCCCGTCTCGTGACTCTCCCCCTGGTTCTTGCCGCCGGGCTGATCGCGCTGGCTGGCGGCGCGAAGGCGCAGGACAAGCGACAGAACGCGCCCGGCGAATTTGATTTCTACGTCCTGTCGTTGTCATGGTCGCCGTCCTTCTGCGAAGAAGCCGCCGAACGCGGTCGCGGCGGCGGGCGCTCGAACATCCAGTGCGAGGGACGCCCCTATTCCTTCGTGGTGCACGGGCTGTGGCCGCAATATGAGAACGGCTTTCCGGAGTATTGCCAGCGGCCCTCGCCGCGGCTCAACCGCAGCATCGTTTCCTCGATGCTCGATTTGATGCCGGCGCCGGGCCTGATCTTCAATGAATGGGACAAGCACGGCACCTGCTCCGGGCTTACCGATCGCAACTATTTCGAGACCATCCGCAAGGCGCGCGCGGCGATCAAGATCCCGGCCGAATATCTCGACCTGTCGGAGACCAAAACCGTGGCGCCGGGCGAGGTGGAGGAAGCCTTCATCAGGGCCAATCCCGGCCTGAGCAACGCAGCCGTCTCGGTCACCTGCAACCGGACCCGGCTCTCCGAGGTCCGCATCTGCCTCAGCAAGGACCTGCAATTCCGCGCCTGCGAGGAGCTCGAACGTCGCTCCTGCCGCCGCGACCAGGTGACGATGCCGCCGATCAGGGGTGGTTAG
- a CDS encoding ATP-binding protein: protein MSTIDTGLTLLKSAAGRVSAANGWMGNAFKGWMPTGLYARALLIMIVPMVILQSVVAFVFMERHWNTVTRRLSAAVVQDIAALIDVYKGYPQDKDRDQIRRIAQQRLGLVVDFLPPGDMPPPGPKPFFSLLDQTLSVQLGRQIGRSFWIDTVGRSNLVEIRIQLDDAVMRVFAQRSAAYASNSEIFLFWMVGTSSILLIVAVLFLRNQIKPILRLADAAESFGKGREAPNFRPRGAREVRRAAVAFLEMKSRIERTMEQRTAMLAGVSHDLRTILTRFKLELALIGDSPELEGMRKDVDEMSMMLEDYLAFARGDSGEQSQPTDMAQALEELRSDAERHGHTATVTFTGLPVVTVKPASFKRCLANLVTNAARYGKAIAISGQRDHRYLTVTVDDDGPGIPAHLREEVFKPFLRLDNARNQDEGGTGLGLAIARDIARSHGGDITLSDSPMGGLRASVRIPV from the coding sequence ATGAGCACGATCGATACCGGCCTGACGCTGCTCAAGAGCGCCGCCGGCCGCGTGTCCGCCGCGAATGGCTGGATGGGCAATGCGTTCAAGGGCTGGATGCCGACCGGCCTCTATGCCCGCGCGCTCCTCATCATGATCGTGCCGATGGTGATCCTGCAGTCGGTCGTTGCCTTCGTGTTCATGGAGCGGCACTGGAACACGGTGACACGCCGACTGTCGGCCGCTGTCGTGCAGGACATCGCCGCGCTGATCGACGTCTACAAGGGTTATCCGCAGGACAAGGACCGCGACCAGATCCGCCGCATCGCCCAGCAGCGCCTCGGTCTCGTGGTCGATTTCCTGCCTCCCGGCGACATGCCGCCGCCGGGGCCCAAGCCGTTCTTCTCGCTGCTCGACCAGACCCTGTCGGTGCAGCTCGGTCGCCAGATCGGGCGCTCGTTCTGGATCGACACGGTGGGTCGCTCGAACCTCGTCGAGATCCGCATCCAGCTCGACGATGCCGTAATGCGCGTGTTCGCGCAGCGCAGCGCCGCCTATGCCTCCAACTCGGAGATTTTCCTGTTCTGGATGGTCGGCACGTCCTCGATCCTCCTGATCGTCGCCGTGCTGTTCCTGCGCAACCAGATCAAGCCGATCCTGCGGCTTGCCGACGCCGCCGAAAGCTTCGGCAAGGGTCGCGAGGCACCGAACTTCAGGCCCAGGGGCGCGCGCGAGGTGCGGCGCGCCGCGGTCGCCTTCCTCGAGATGAAGTCGCGCATCGAGCGCACCATGGAGCAGCGCACCGCGATGCTCGCCGGCGTCAGCCACGACCTCCGCACTATCCTCACCCGCTTCAAGCTCGAACTGGCGCTGATCGGCGATAGTCCCGAGCTCGAGGGCATGCGCAAGGACGTCGACGAGATGTCGATGATGCTGGAAGACTATCTCGCCTTCGCGCGCGGCGATTCCGGCGAGCAATCGCAGCCCACCGACATGGCGCAGGCGCTCGAGGAATTGCGCAGCGACGCCGAGCGCCATGGCCATACCGCGACGGTGACATTCACCGGCCTGCCGGTGGTGACGGTCAAGCCGGCCTCGTTCAAGCGCTGCCTCGCCAACCTCGTCACCAACGCCGCGCGCTACGGCAAGGCGATCGCCATCTCCGGCCAGCGCGACCATCGTTATCTGACCGTGACAGTGGACGACGACGGCCCCGGCATCCCCGCGCATTTGCGCGAGGAAGTGTTCAAGCCGTTCCTGCGGCTGGACAACGCCCGCAACCAGGACGAAGGCGGCACGGGCCTTGGCCTTGCCATCGCCCGCGATATCGCCCGCTCCCACGGCGGCGACATCACGCTGAGCGACAGCCCGATGGGGGGCTTGAGGGCGAGCGTGAGGATACCGGTATAA
- a CDS encoding DUF3617 domain-containing protein, whose amino-acid sequence MTRKLAVLGSVVCLVLSVGSALADDLPVRKAGLWEMKMVRSGSAMPEMTMQHCTDESVDKEMSNNISPMAKQVCAKQEVKKTATGYVSDSECSVAGINTTSHAEITGDFNSAYTVKTSSHAQGGAAGAAGRDTTMTLEAKWLGACKPEQKPGDIVMPGGFKMNVRDVDKLKALLPK is encoded by the coding sequence ATGACGCGCAAGCTTGCTGTGCTCGGATCAGTCGTTTGCCTCGTGTTGTCCGTCGGCAGCGCTCTCGCGGACGATCTGCCGGTGCGCAAGGCCGGTCTGTGGGAAATGAAGATGGTCAGATCAGGCTCGGCGATGCCGGAGATGACCATGCAGCATTGCACCGACGAGAGCGTCGACAAGGAAATGAGCAACAACATCTCGCCGATGGCCAAGCAGGTCTGTGCCAAGCAGGAGGTCAAGAAGACGGCGACTGGCTATGTCAGCGATTCCGAGTGCAGCGTCGCCGGCATCAACACCACCTCGCACGCCGAGATCACGGGCGATTTCAACTCGGCCTATACGGTGAAGACCTCCTCGCACGCGCAAGGCGGCGCGGCAGGGGCCGCGGGGCGCGACACCACCATGACGCTGGAGGCGAAATGGCTCGGCGCCTGCAAGCCGGAGCAGAAACCCGGCGACATCGTGATGCCCGGCGGCTTCAAGATGAACGTGCGCGACGTCGACAAGCTGAAGGCGTTGCTGCCGAAATAG
- a CDS encoding molybdenum cofactor biosynthesis protein MoaE, protein MSSPVTTCPVAIRIQEDDFDIAREIAVLTRSRTDIGAVVSFSGICRADDDSSKIAALTLEHYPGMAEEEIKRHVDEAMSRWPLNGITVIHRVGRFMPGQNIVLVLTASQHRRAAFEAAEFLMDYLKTSAPFWKKEESATGTGWVEAQARDDEAAARWTKS, encoded by the coding sequence ATGTCTTCCCCTGTCACCACCTGCCCCGTCGCCATCCGCATTCAGGAAGACGATTTCGACATTGCGCGCGAGATCGCGGTGCTGACCAGGAGCCGCACCGATATCGGCGCCGTCGTGAGCTTCTCCGGCATCTGCCGCGCCGATGACGACAGTTCGAAGATCGCGGCACTCACGCTCGAGCATTATCCCGGGATGGCCGAGGAAGAGATCAAGCGGCATGTCGACGAAGCCATGTCGCGCTGGCCGCTCAACGGGATCACCGTCATCCATCGCGTCGGGCGGTTCATGCCGGGGCAGAACATCGTGCTGGTGCTTACCGCCTCGCAACACCGCCGGGCGGCGTTCGAGGCCGCCGAATTCCTGATGGACTATCTCAAGACGAGCGCGCCGTTCTGGAAGAAGGAAGAGAGCGCCACGGGCACCGGCTGGGTCGAGGCCCAGGCCCGCGACGACGAGGCCGCCGCACGCTGGACCAAATCCTGA
- the uvrC gene encoding excinuclease ABC subunit UvrC, translating to MVHDSSDNPDDARTGKSPHAAKADAALEGLSPPDLDPAAGGEEEDEARLPDILEESGAIGAEPLASGHEAIERAVRLAPTSPGVYRMLSANADVLYVGKAKNVKKRLSSYARQSAPLPARILRMIAATVTVEIVSTTTETEALLLEANLIKQLRPRFNVQLRDDKSFPYILITGDHWAPQILKHRGAQTRPGRYFGPFASAGAVNRTITALQRAFLIRSCTDSFFESRTRPCLLYQIRRCAGPCTREIDFGGYTTLVREATDFLSGKSHAVKQELAGEMEKASGELEFERAALYRDRLAALSAIQSQQGINPRTVEEADVFAIHQEGGFSCVEVFFFRTGQNWGNRAYFPRAEKSFTPEEVLGAFLAQFYDDKPPPKSILLSHEIEEMELLANALSIKAGHKVEVIAPKRGEKKELVTHALTNAREALGRKLADTATQSRLLEAMAATLNLPHAPKRIEVYDNSHIQGTNAVGAMIVAGPDGFVKNQYRKFNIKSEGITPGDDFAMMREVLERRFKRLINPPEESAAKAKDDDFPQWPDLVIIDGGRGQLNAVREIFANLGLTQVSLMSVAKGPDRDAGRETLFMPEREAIKLEPRDPVLYFIQRLRDEAHRFVIGSHRKLRKKDIREAGLQEIPGIGPSRKRALLHHFGTLKEIERASIADLGKVPGVSAESARRIFDYFHPQPG from the coding sequence ATGGTTCACGATTCCTCCGACAATCCGGACGACGCGCGTACCGGCAAATCGCCGCACGCCGCGAAAGCCGATGCCGCCCTCGAAGGGCTGTCCCCGCCCGACCTCGATCCCGCCGCCGGCGGCGAGGAGGAAGACGAAGCGCGGCTGCCGGACATTCTGGAAGAGAGCGGCGCGATCGGTGCAGAGCCGCTGGCGAGCGGTCACGAGGCAATCGAGCGTGCGGTCCGGCTCGCGCCGACCTCGCCCGGCGTCTATCGCATGCTCAGTGCCAACGCCGACGTGCTCTATGTCGGCAAGGCCAAGAACGTCAAAAAGCGGCTGTCCAGCTACGCGCGCCAGAGTGCGCCCCTGCCCGCGCGCATCCTGCGCATGATCGCGGCCACGGTGACCGTGGAGATCGTCTCGACCACGACCGAGACCGAGGCGCTGCTGCTGGAAGCCAATCTCATCAAGCAGCTGCGGCCGCGCTTCAACGTGCAGCTGCGCGACGACAAATCGTTTCCCTACATCCTGATCACCGGCGACCATTGGGCACCGCAGATCCTCAAGCATCGCGGCGCGCAGACCCGCCCCGGTCGCTATTTCGGCCCGTTCGCCTCCGCCGGCGCGGTCAATCGCACCATCACCGCACTTCAGCGCGCGTTCCTGATCCGCTCCTGCACCGACTCCTTCTTCGAGAGTCGCACCCGGCCCTGCCTGCTCTACCAGATCCGCCGCTGCGCCGGCCCCTGCACCCGTGAGATCGACTTCGGCGGCTATACCACGCTGGTGCGCGAGGCCACCGACTTCCTGTCCGGCAAAAGCCATGCGGTGAAGCAGGAGCTTGCCGGCGAGATGGAGAAAGCTTCCGGCGAGCTCGAATTCGAGCGCGCCGCGCTCTACCGCGACCGCCTCGCCGCACTGTCGGCGATCCAGTCGCAGCAGGGCATCAATCCGCGCACGGTCGAGGAAGCCGACGTGTTCGCCATCCACCAGGAGGGCGGCTTCTCCTGCGTCGAAGTGTTCTTCTTCCGCACCGGGCAGAACTGGGGCAACCGCGCCTATTTCCCGCGCGCGGAGAAGAGCTTTACACCCGAGGAAGTGCTGGGGGCCTTCCTCGCCCAATTCTACGACGACAAGCCGCCGCCGAAGTCGATCCTGCTCTCGCACGAGATCGAGGAGATGGAGCTGCTCGCCAACGCACTCTCGATCAAGGCCGGCCACAAGGTGGAGGTCATCGCGCCCAAGCGCGGCGAGAAGAAGGAGCTCGTCACCCACGCGCTGACCAACGCGCGGGAAGCGCTCGGCCGCAAGCTCGCCGATACCGCAACCCAGAGCCGCCTGCTCGAGGCCATGGCCGCGACGCTGAACCTGCCGCATGCGCCCAAGCGCATCGAGGTCTATGACAACAGCCACATCCAGGGCACCAACGCGGTCGGCGCCATGATCGTCGCCGGCCCGGACGGCTTTGTGAAGAACCAGTACCGCAAGTTCAACATCAAGTCGGAAGGGATTACGCCGGGCGACGACTTTGCGATGATGCGCGAGGTGCTGGAGCGCCGCTTCAAGCGCCTGATCAACCCGCCCGAGGAGAGCGCGGCCAAGGCCAAGGACGACGATTTCCCGCAATGGCCCGACCTCGTGATCATCGACGGTGGGCGCGGCCAGCTCAACGCGGTCCGCGAGATCTTCGCCAATCTCGGATTGACCCAGGTGTCGCTGATGTCGGTTGCCAAGGGCCCGGATCGGGATGCCGGCCGCGAGACCCTGTTCATGCCGGAGCGCGAGGCGATCAAGCTGGAGCCACGCGACCCCGTGCTCTATTTCATCCAGCGCCTGCGCGACGAGGCCCACCGCTTCGTCATCGGCTCACACCGCAAGCTGCGCAAGAAGGACATCCGCGAGGCCGGTTTGCAGGAGATTCCGGGTATCGGCCCGTCACGCAAACGTGCCTTGCTGCATCATTTTGGAACCCTGAAGGAGATCGAACGCGCCTCGATCGCCGATCTCGGCAAGGTTCCTGGCGTGAGCGCCGAGAGCGCCCGCAGGATTTTCGACTATTTCCATCCCCAGCCGGGATGA
- a CDS encoding haloacid dehalogenase type II — protein sequence MSSDRAAEIRAIAFDVQGTCVDFYQPVMRAGAAINAAKGLEIDWAALSTEWRELYRASMDAVIAGRRDWLRVDRIYREALDRLIEIRGLSDRFKTAERDELNDVWTKLDPWPDAVEGLARLRRRFCTATLSNAGMASVIALVKNAGLPFDAILTAELARSYKPSSAVYQLAVDYLGYRPDQILMVACHKYDLKAARAFGMKTAFVPRPLEFGPDATPDVSPESWFDIYATSFIELADRLQVG from the coding sequence GTGAGTTCCGATCGAGCGGCCGAGATCAGGGCCATCGCCTTCGATGTCCAGGGCACCTGTGTCGATTTCTATCAGCCCGTGATGCGCGCGGGCGCCGCGATCAACGCGGCCAAGGGTCTCGAGATCGATTGGGCGGCCCTGTCCACGGAGTGGCGCGAGCTCTATCGCGCATCGATGGACGCCGTGATCGCCGGCCGTCGCGATTGGTTGCGGGTCGATCGCATTTATCGGGAAGCGCTGGACAGGCTCATCGAGATACGCGGCCTGTCTGATCGCTTCAAGACGGCCGAGCGTGACGAGCTCAACGACGTCTGGACCAAGCTCGATCCCTGGCCGGATGCCGTCGAGGGCCTGGCCCGACTGCGCCGGCGATTTTGCACGGCGACGCTCTCCAATGCGGGCATGGCCAGCGTGATCGCACTGGTGAAGAACGCCGGTCTGCCGTTCGATGCGATCCTGACGGCGGAGCTTGCGAGAAGTTACAAGCCTTCGTCGGCGGTCTATCAGCTCGCAGTCGATTATCTCGGCTATCGGCCGGATCAGATCCTCATGGTCGCCTGCCACAAATACGATCTGAAAGCTGCGCGCGCATTCGGCATGAAGACGGCTTTCGTGCCGCGCCCATTGGAGTTCGGGCCTGACGCCACGCCGGATGTGTCGCCGGAAAGCTGGTTCGACATCTATGCGACCAGCTTCATTGAGCTCGCTGACCGGCTGCAGGTCGGCTGA
- the moaD gene encoding molybdopterin converting factor subunit 1 yields MKVKYFAWVRERVGKAEETIEPPASVRTVEELIAWLSAQGEAYAYAFEKPKVIRTAIDHAHVKADAAIAGAREIAFFPPMTGG; encoded by the coding sequence ATGAAGGTGAAGTATTTCGCCTGGGTGCGCGAGCGCGTCGGCAAGGCCGAGGAGACCATCGAGCCGCCCGCAAGCGTGCGCACCGTCGAGGAACTGATCGCCTGGTTGTCCGCCCAAGGGGAAGCCTATGCCTATGCCTTCGAGAAGCCGAAGGTGATCCGCACCGCGATCGACCACGCCCATGTCAAGGCGGACGCCGCCATCGCAGGCGCCCGCGAGATCGCGTTCTTCCCGCCGATGACCGGCGGCTAG
- a CDS encoding MarR family winged helix-turn-helix transcriptional regulator, translating into MPDINFATSSQDAAASRPAAGDGGNLRWDIIELLFFAYRDFVGDPDQELEAFGFGRAHHRVMHFVYRYPGLKVADLLDVLRITKQSLGRVLKQLLDEGYIVQKTGDNDRRQRLLYATPKGEALVQKLAGLQTTRITKALAEMAPGDAETVKRFLRAMIDRDDPDKVLETIFASVNEDKE; encoded by the coding sequence ATGCCTGACATAAATTTCGCGACTTCCTCTCAGGACGCTGCCGCGTCACGGCCGGCAGCAGGCGATGGAGGCAATTTGCGCTGGGATATCATCGAGCTGCTGTTCTTCGCCTATCGCGATTTCGTCGGCGATCCCGACCAGGAGCTGGAAGCTTTTGGCTTCGGCCGGGCCCATCATCGGGTCATGCACTTCGTCTATCGCTACCCCGGCCTGAAGGTCGCCGACCTGCTCGATGTCCTGCGCATCACGAAACAGTCGCTCGGCCGGGTGCTCAAGCAGCTCCTGGACGAGGGCTATATCGTGCAGAAGACCGGCGACAACGATCGCCGCCAGCGGCTGCTCTACGCGACGCCGAAGGGCGAAGCGCTGGTGCAGAAGCTCGCCGGTCTCCAGACCACGCGGATCACCAAGGCGCTCGCCGAGATGGCGCCTGGTGACGCCGAGACCGTCAAGCGTTTCCTGCGCGCGATGATCGACCGCGACGATCCCGACAAGGTGCTCGAGACGATCTTCGCCTCCGTCAATGAAGACAAGGAGTGA
- a CDS encoding cold-shock protein, protein MAMTGTVKFFNGERGYGFIKPDDGGRDVFVHITAVERAGLKDLAEGQRITFEVEPDKKGKGPKAVNLVILS, encoded by the coding sequence ATGGCCATGACGGGAACGGTCAAGTTCTTCAACGGCGAACGCGGCTACGGTTTTATCAAGCCTGACGACGGCGGTCGCGACGTCTTCGTTCACATCACCGCTGTAGAGCGAGCGGGACTGAAGGACCTTGCCGAAGGACAGCGTATCACATTCGAAGTCGAACCGGACAAGAAGGGGAAGGGCCCGAAAGCGGTCAATCTCGTGATCCTTTCCTAG
- a CDS encoding outer membrane protein, translating to MKRLVVGAAALVAAGWTASAGAADLNYGQRAPYTVNQPLNAYSWAGPYLGGNVGYEWGSVSNTSVRPSGFVGGVQAGYNFQNGPWVFGVEGDIQAAGADDTFASWKFSNPWFGTLRGRAGYAFSNVLFYGTAGLAFGELRAQTFGWTESHTTAGWTAGVGAEVGLAPNWSAKLEYLYVDLSTSQFAITGVSNGYSASIVRAGVNYHF from the coding sequence ATGAAGAGGCTCGTTGTGGGCGCAGCCGCATTGGTTGCAGCCGGCTGGACAGCTTCGGCAGGGGCCGCCGATCTCAATTACGGGCAGCGTGCGCCCTATACCGTCAATCAGCCGCTCAACGCCTATAGCTGGGCCGGTCCCTATCTCGGCGGCAACGTCGGCTATGAATGGGGCTCGGTGAGCAATACGTCCGTGAGGCCCTCCGGCTTCGTCGGCGGCGTGCAGGCCGGCTACAATTTCCAGAACGGCCCGTGGGTCTTCGGCGTCGAAGGCGATATCCAGGCCGCCGGTGCCGACGATACGTTCGCATCCTGGAAGTTCTCCAATCCGTGGTTCGGCACCCTGCGCGGCCGCGCCGGCTATGCCTTCAGCAACGTGCTGTTCTACGGCACCGCGGGCCTCGCTTTCGGCGAGCTGCGCGCGCAGACCTTCGGCTGGACGGAGTCGCACACCACGGCCGGCTGGACCGCCGGCGTCGGCGCGGAAGTCGGCCTTGCGCCGAACTGGAGCGCCAAGCTCGAATATCTCTACGTCGATCTGTCGACGAGCCAGTTCGCGATTACAGGCGTGTCAAACGGCTATAGCGCCAGCATTGTGCGTGCAGGCGTGAACTATCACTTCTGA